GCGATGAGCGAGGACTCCACGCCGCCGACGAAGCCGACGTTCGTGGAGTCGCTGTCGGTGGAGCTTTCTCCCGCGGAGAACGACTCGGACGTGAGCAGGCCGGCGAGCTGGCCGACCAGGTACGAACCCTCGTGCTCCTTGAACGTGTAGGAGCCGACGTTGTCCTCGTCGACGACGCTGTCGACGATCATGAAGTTCTGGTCGGGGTAGTCGGGCGCGGTCTCCGAGAGCGCGTCCGCCTGCAGGAAGCCGATACACGACACGAGGTCGTAGTCGGGGTCCGTCGACTGCGCGTACTGGTTCTGGTAGGTGCTGAACTGCGACACCGAGTCGGGCTCGGACTCGTCGTACGAGAGGTCGAAGTCCTCCTCGGCCTGCTGGATTCCCGTCTGGGCCTGGTCGTTGAACGAGCCGTCGCCGAGCCCGCCGGTCGCGTACACCATGCCGATGTTCGTCGTGTCCGAGCCGGACGCCTCGGTCTCGGACGCCTCGGTGTCCTCGCCGTCGGCCGCCGGCGTCGACGCCTCGGTCTCCTCGTCGTCGGAACCGCCCGACTCCGGGCCGCCGGTACAGCCTGCGAGCCCGACGAGCCCCGCCGCGCCGACGCCTTTCACGAACTTCCGCCTGTCGAACCGGTCTGTGTCCATA
This genomic stretch from Halobaculum roseum harbors:
- a CDS encoding BMP family lipoprotein, producing the protein MDTDRFDRRKFVKGVGAAGLVGLAGCTGGPESGGSDDEETEASTPAADGEDTEASETEASGSDTTNIGMVYATGGLGDGSFNDQAQTGIQQAEEDFDLSYDESEPDSVSQFSTYQNQYAQSTDPDYDLVSCIGFLQADALSETAPDYPDQNFMIVDSVVDEDNVGSYTFKEHEGSYLVGQLAGLLTSESFSAGESSTDSDSTNVGFVGGVESSLIAKFEAGFTAGVKAANDDIDVQTTYTGSFSDPSAGQEAALSMYSSGADIVYHAAGNTGTGVFQAARDEGRFAIGVDRDQSVTTDYADVILASMVKRVDTAVYNAAEATVDGNFEGGAVTSLGLAEEGVAAVLGDELGSEIPSEIVDAVETARQEIIDGEISVPDSPE